Proteins encoded by one window of Bradyrhizobium sp. B097:
- the nrdR gene encoding transcriptional regulator NrdR: MRCPSCNSLDTQVKDSRPTEDSAVIRRRRVCMACNFRFTTFERVQLRELTVIKRNGRRVPFDRDKLVRSLQISLRKRPVESERVEKMVSTIVRELESGGEAEVSSEAIGEIVMEHLRQLDDVAYVRFASVYRNFREAKDFEAVLDELTGEEDPRIATLRK; the protein is encoded by the coding sequence ATGCGCTGCCCGAGCTGCAACTCACTTGATACGCAGGTCAAGGACTCGCGTCCGACCGAGGACTCCGCGGTCATCCGCAGGCGCCGCGTGTGCATGGCCTGCAACTTCCGCTTCACGACCTTCGAGCGGGTGCAGCTGCGTGAGCTCACCGTGATCAAGCGCAACGGCCGCCGCGTGCCGTTCGACCGCGACAAGCTGGTGCGCTCGCTGCAGATCTCGTTGCGCAAACGCCCGGTGGAATCCGAGCGGGTGGAGAAGATGGTGTCCACCATCGTGCGCGAGCTCGAAAGCGGCGGCGAGGCGGAGGTCTCCTCGGAGGCGATCGGCGAGATCGTGATGGAGCATCTGCGCCAGCTCGACGACGTCGCCTATGTGCGCTTCGCCTCGGTCTACCGTAACTTCCGCGAGGCCAAGGACTTTGAGGCCGTGCTCGACGAGCTGACCGGCGAAGAGGACCCGCGGATCGCGACGTTGCGAAAATGA
- a CDS encoding tripartite tricarboxylate transporter permease encodes MDTFAALAHGMAVAMQPMNLLYALIGVFLGTAVGVLPGIGPALTVALLLPVTYKLDPGGSLIMFAGIYYGGMYGGSTTAILINTPGESASMATALEGNKMAKAGRGGPALATSAIGSFVAGTIATIGLAFLAPWLVDVAVRFGPEDYFALMCVAFVTVSATFGDSPVRGLTSLFIGLTLGLVGIDKLTGQARLAFGIPELLDGVEVTTLAVGLFAVGEALYVASRRHHAEERLEPVRGSLWMTREDWRRSWKPWLRGTLFGFPIGALPAGGAEIPTFLSYSTERRLTKHPEEFGKGAIEGVAGPEAANNASAAGTLVPLLTLGLPTSATAAMMLAGFQQYGLNPGPLLFAERPDLVWGLIASLFIANGMLLVLNLPLVGLWVRLLAIPQPWLYAGILVFATMGTIAAKPSVVELSMLAAFGVMGFLMRRFDFPIAPVVIGLILGPIAESQLRRALAISLGDPMVLLQSPMSAVLLGIALIALLAPFVLRGLGRFKASED; translated from the coding sequence ATGGACACATTCGCCGCGCTGGCGCACGGCATGGCGGTCGCCATGCAGCCGATGAACCTGCTCTACGCCCTGATCGGCGTGTTCCTCGGCACCGCGGTCGGCGTGTTGCCGGGGATCGGTCCGGCGCTGACGGTCGCGCTGCTGCTGCCGGTGACCTACAAGCTCGATCCGGGCGGCTCGCTGATCATGTTCGCCGGCATCTATTATGGCGGCATGTATGGCGGCTCGACCACCGCGATCCTGATCAACACGCCGGGCGAGAGCGCGTCGATGGCGACCGCGCTCGAGGGCAACAAGATGGCCAAGGCCGGCCGCGGCGGCCCGGCGCTGGCGACCTCGGCGATCGGCTCGTTCGTGGCCGGTACCATCGCCACCATCGGCCTCGCATTCCTCGCGCCGTGGCTGGTCGACGTCGCGGTTCGGTTCGGGCCGGAGGATTACTTCGCGCTGATGTGCGTCGCCTTCGTCACGGTGTCGGCAACCTTTGGTGACTCGCCGGTCCGTGGGCTCACCAGCCTGTTCATCGGCCTCACGCTCGGGCTGGTCGGGATCGACAAGCTCACTGGCCAGGCGCGGCTTGCCTTCGGCATCCCCGAGCTACTCGACGGCGTCGAGGTGACGACGCTCGCGGTCGGCCTGTTCGCGGTGGGGGAGGCGCTCTATGTCGCCTCGCGCCGTCATCACGCCGAGGAGAGGCTCGAGCCGGTGCGCGGCTCGCTGTGGATGACGCGGGAGGACTGGCGGCGCTCGTGGAAGCCGTGGCTGCGCGGCACGCTGTTCGGCTTTCCGATCGGGGCGCTGCCGGCCGGTGGCGCCGAGATCCCGACCTTCCTGTCCTATTCAACCGAGCGGCGGCTGACCAAACATCCGGAGGAATTCGGCAAGGGCGCGATCGAGGGCGTCGCCGGACCCGAAGCCGCCAACAATGCCTCCGCTGCGGGCACGCTGGTGCCGTTGTTGACGCTCGGGCTGCCGACCTCGGCCACTGCGGCGATGATGCTGGCGGGCTTCCAGCAATACGGGCTCAATCCGGGGCCGCTGTTGTTCGCGGAGCGGCCCGATCTGGTGTGGGGCCTGATCGCGAGCCTGTTCATCGCCAACGGCATGTTGCTCGTGCTCAATCTGCCGCTGGTCGGGCTGTGGGTGCGGTTGCTCGCGATCCCGCAGCCTTGGCTCTATGCCGGCATCCTGGTGTTCGCGACCATGGGCACGATCGCGGCAAAGCCGTCGGTCGTCGAGCTGTCGATGCTGGCGGCGTTCGGCGTGATGGGCTTCTTGATGCGGCGGTTCGATTTCCCGATCGCGCCCGTCGTGATCGGGCTGATCCTCGGGCCGATCGCGGAAAGCCAGCTGCGCCGCGCGCTGGCGATCAGCCTCGGTGATCCCATGGTGCTGCTGCAAAGCCCGATGTCGGCTGTGCTGCTCGGCATCGCGCTGATCGCGCTGCTGGCACCGTTCGTGCTGAGAGGGCTCGGGCGGTTCAAGGCGAGTGAAGATTAG
- the glyA gene encoding serine hydroxymethyltransferase yields the protein MTSSSKTASAPDSFFTATLAEADPEIAAAIKGELGRQRHEIELIASENIVSRAVLEAQGSVMTNKYAEGYPGARYYGGCEWVDVAENLAIERAKKLFSAGFANVQPNSGSQMNQAVFLALLQPGDTFMGLDLAAGGHLTHGSPVNMSGKWFKAAHYTVRREDQIIDMDEVQKQAEQVKPRLIIAGGSAYSRAWDFKRFREIADSVGAYLLVDMAHFAGLVAGGVHASPVPHAHVTTTTTHKSLRGPRGGLILTNDETLAKKLNSAIFPGLQGGPLMHVIAAKAVAFAEALRPDFKVYAKNVVENAKALAETLRSHGLDIVSGGTDNHLMLVDLRPKGLKGNISEKALVRAAITCNKNGIPFDPEKPFVTSGLRLGTPAATTRGFGVAEFKQVGGMIAEVLNALAQSPDGKAPLVEAAIKERVKALTDRFPIYQ from the coding sequence ATGACCTCTTCCTCCAAGACCGCTTCCGCGCCCGATTCCTTCTTCACGGCAACCCTTGCCGAGGCCGATCCCGAGATCGCCGCCGCGATCAAGGGCGAGCTCGGCCGGCAGCGCCATGAGATCGAGCTGATCGCCTCCGAGAACATCGTCAGCCGCGCGGTGCTGGAGGCGCAGGGCTCGGTGATGACCAACAAATACGCGGAAGGTTATCCGGGCGCGCGCTACTACGGCGGTTGCGAGTGGGTCGACGTCGCCGAGAACCTGGCGATCGAGCGCGCCAAGAAGCTGTTCAGCGCCGGGTTCGCCAACGTCCAGCCGAACTCCGGCAGCCAGATGAACCAGGCGGTGTTCCTGGCGCTGCTGCAGCCGGGCGACACCTTCATGGGTCTCGACCTCGCCGCCGGCGGCCATCTCACCCACGGCTCGCCGGTCAACATGTCCGGCAAGTGGTTCAAGGCCGCGCACTACACCGTGCGCCGCGAGGATCAGATCATCGACATGGACGAAGTCCAGAAGCAGGCCGAACAGGTCAAGCCGAGGCTGATCATCGCCGGCGGCTCGGCCTATTCGCGCGCGTGGGACTTCAAGCGCTTCCGCGAGATCGCAGACTCGGTCGGTGCGTATCTGCTGGTCGACATGGCGCATTTCGCGGGCCTCGTCGCCGGCGGCGTGCATGCCTCGCCGGTGCCGCACGCCCACGTCACCACCACCACGACGCACAAGTCGCTGCGCGGTCCGCGCGGCGGCCTGATCCTCACCAATGACGAGACGCTCGCCAAGAAGCTGAACTCGGCGATCTTCCCCGGTCTGCAGGGCGGTCCGCTGATGCACGTCATCGCCGCCAAGGCGGTGGCGTTCGCCGAAGCGCTGCGGCCGGACTTCAAGGTCTACGCCAAGAACGTGGTCGAGAACGCCAAGGCGCTGGCGGAGACGCTGCGCAGCCATGGCCTCGATATCGTCTCCGGCGGCACCGACAACCACCTGATGCTGGTGGATCTCAGGCCGAAGGGCCTGAAGGGCAACATCTCGGAGAAGGCGCTGGTGCGCGCGGCGATCACCTGCAACAAGAACGGCATCCCGTTCGATCCCGAGAAGCCGTTCGTCACCTCGGGCCTGCGTCTCGGTACGCCGGCTGCGACGACGCGCGGCTTCGGCGTCGCCGAGTTCAAGCAGGTCGGCGGCATGATCGCGGAAGTGCTGAACGCGCTGGCGCAGTCGCCGGACGGCAAGGCGCCGCTGGTCGAGGCCGCGATCAAGGAACGCGTCAAGGCGCTGACCGATCGCTTCCCGATCTATCAGTAG
- a CDS encoding TonB-dependent siderophore receptor: MTDGWIRPQRFAASALVVLSVAGADEVFAQTQLPSVTVDAPHRQAARSQQPSQRTTRARSASRRATVAPAGAQSQAAQQAASAGGGHERANGPVTGYLARQSASGTKTSTPIIQTPQSVTVISAEQIRDQKIVSKFDEVLRYTPGVIGGTYGADFRNDWFMIRGFPAQNESLFLDGLQLFYTSYASWKLQPFNLERVEVLRGPSGILYGGSAPGGLVNAVSKLPSAEPIRYIETGVNNFGNAYTQFDIGGAAAQPGGGQVQYRLVGQAQGGGTQTDYVYDNNFFFAPSVTWRPDADTSLTVFGMASHSNTRALNFLPYVGTVTNAPFGRIPTSLFAGDPSVDQFRRDQEMVGYQFQKSVTDNVDFRQNARMAHVDVYYAGLYGLGYATTPAAADITRGNFYTRGIATQLNLDNQLEYRFSTGALQHTALVGVDLKYYGIDDRQGFGMGTNLNVLNPVYGNNLPYGGPLYQNAYLTQGMAGLYLQDQVKLDRLTVVLSGRQDWVDLTNNNRIGADQSREDSKFSGRVGAIYNFDSGVAPYVSYMTGYNPVIGTNAAGQLLLPETSEQTEVGVKYEPVGLNARFGVALFDLKRKNALTTDPNNTLFQTQNGEVTSRGVELEAVANITRDFKLVASYTNYELFVSKDLNPALIGTVPTNTPRQLASVWTDYTFRDGPLSGFGFGGGVRYVGSSYADTANTARVPGVVLGDLAVHYEWGNNWRAALNVVNVTDKIYVASCATISSCYYGDRRRITASLAYKW, encoded by the coding sequence ATGACGGACGGATGGATTCGGCCGCAGCGGTTTGCTGCTTCGGCTCTGGTGGTGCTTTCGGTTGCGGGTGCGGACGAGGTGTTCGCGCAGACGCAATTGCCGTCCGTGACGGTCGATGCGCCCCACCGGCAAGCGGCGCGATCGCAGCAGCCTTCGCAACGGACCACGCGCGCACGAAGCGCCTCGCGCCGCGCCACAGTCGCGCCAGCGGGAGCGCAGTCACAGGCGGCACAGCAGGCTGCAAGCGCAGGCGGCGGACACGAGCGCGCCAACGGCCCGGTCACCGGCTACCTGGCGCGGCAGAGCGCCAGCGGCACCAAGACCAGCACGCCGATCATCCAGACGCCGCAATCGGTGACGGTCATCAGCGCCGAGCAGATCCGCGACCAGAAGATCGTCAGCAAGTTCGACGAGGTGCTGCGCTACACGCCGGGCGTCATCGGTGGCACCTACGGCGCGGATTTCCGCAACGACTGGTTCATGATCCGCGGCTTCCCCGCGCAGAACGAGTCGCTGTTCCTCGACGGCCTGCAGCTGTTCTACACCTCCTATGCGAGCTGGAAGCTGCAGCCCTTCAATCTCGAGCGCGTCGAGGTGCTGCGCGGTCCGTCTGGCATCCTGTATGGCGGCTCGGCGCCGGGCGGCCTCGTCAACGCGGTGAGCAAGCTGCCGTCCGCCGAGCCCATCCGCTACATCGAGACCGGCGTCAACAATTTCGGCAACGCCTATACCCAGTTCGACATCGGCGGCGCGGCGGCGCAGCCCGGCGGCGGACAGGTGCAGTACCGCCTGGTCGGCCAGGCCCAGGGCGGCGGCACCCAGACCGATTATGTCTACGACAATAATTTCTTCTTCGCCCCGTCGGTGACCTGGCGGCCCGATGCCGACACCAGCCTCACCGTGTTCGGCATGGCCTCGCACAGCAACACCCGCGCGCTGAACTTCCTGCCCTATGTCGGCACCGTCACCAACGCGCCGTTCGGCCGGATTCCGACCAGCCTGTTCGCCGGCGATCCCAGCGTCGACCAATTCCGCCGCGACCAGGAGATGGTCGGCTATCAGTTCCAGAAGAGCGTGACTGACAACGTCGACTTCCGCCAGAACGCGCGCATGGCGCATGTCGACGTCTATTACGCCGGCCTCTACGGGCTCGGCTACGCCACGACGCCGGCAGCCGCCGACATCACCCGCGGCAATTTCTACACCCGCGGCATCGCGACGCAGCTCAACCTCGACAATCAGCTCGAATATCGCTTCTCCACCGGCGCGCTGCAGCACACCGCGCTGGTCGGCGTCGACCTGAAATATTACGGCATCGACGACCGGCAGGGTTTTGGCATGGGCACGAATCTCAACGTGCTCAATCCGGTCTACGGCAACAACCTGCCATATGGCGGCCCGCTGTATCAGAACGCCTACCTGACGCAGGGCATGGCCGGGCTCTATCTGCAGGATCAGGTCAAGCTCGACCGCCTGACGGTCGTGCTGTCGGGGCGGCAGGACTGGGTTGACCTCACCAACAACAACCGGATCGGCGCCGATCAAAGCCGTGAAGACAGCAAGTTCTCGGGGCGCGTCGGGGCGATCTACAATTTCGACAGCGGCGTCGCGCCTTACGTTTCCTACATGACCGGCTACAATCCGGTCATCGGCACCAACGCCGCCGGCCAATTGCTGCTGCCGGAGACCTCCGAGCAGACCGAGGTCGGCGTCAAATACGAGCCGGTCGGGCTCAATGCGCGGTTCGGCGTCGCGCTGTTCGACCTGAAGCGCAAGAACGCGCTGACCACAGATCCGAACAACACGCTGTTCCAGACCCAGAATGGCGAGGTCACCTCACGCGGCGTCGAGCTCGAGGCTGTCGCGAACATCACGCGGGATTTCAAGCTGGTGGCGAGCTACACCAATTACGAGCTGTTCGTCAGCAAGGACCTCAATCCCGCGCTGATCGGCACCGTGCCGACCAACACGCCGCGGCAGCTCGCCTCGGTCTGGACCGACTACACCTTCCGCGACGGCCCGCTGAGCGGCTTCGGCTTCGGCGGCGGCGTCCGCTATGTCGGCTCGTCCTATGCCGACACCGCGAACACCGCGCGCGTCCCAGGCGTCGTGCTCGGTGACCTCGCCGTGCACTACGAATGGGGCAACAACTGGCGCGCGGCGCTCAATGTCGTGAACGTCACCGACAAGATCTACGTCGCGAGCTGCGCGACGATCAGCTCCTGTTACTACGGCGATCGCCGGCGCATCACGGCAAGCCTGGCCTACAAATGGTGA
- a CDS encoding AAA family ATPase produces the protein MRNDDATRFVAVEFHRFKAFKKFNLSLQHFNILVGPNNAGKSTILAAFRILAAGMRRAFSRGSVVIRGPSGVGMTHGYSIDLRSISIAEENLFYNYDDSESATIRFKLSNSNELMLYFPEQGVCYLIAQSGGKSQFTPSTFKSHFNCRIGFVPILGPLEHNENLFEEEAARLALFNYRAARNFRNIWYRFPEKFDEFRSALIRTWPGMDIERPIVDTTHGKPRLHMFCPEERIPREIFWAGFGFQVWCQMLTHIVQSRETALFLIDEPDIYLHSELQRQLIELLRDMGPDILIATHSTEIITEAEIDDIVLINKQRRTGRRIKQPGQLEEVFSILGSNLNPILTQLAKSRRAVFVEGQDFQLLSKFALKLEYVNVGNRTQFAVIPVEGFNPERIRSLKIGMETTLGRKILAAAILDKDYRSQVERESITLECEKFCSVVHIHHRKEIENFVLVPTAIDRAAERKAADQARRSGKVERSKFEPFAAEFLDDFARQKKAYVQAQYLTARRNFQRHRSSGINEATFSEAIITEFEELWGSPDNRLAVIPGKEALSAMNAHLQDQFGINLTATSIVDAMAVHEVPVEMKLLLADLGLFASSQVTVESDD, from the coding sequence ATGAGAAACGACGATGCAACTCGCTTCGTTGCGGTGGAATTCCACCGTTTCAAGGCCTTCAAAAAGTTCAATCTGTCACTTCAGCATTTCAATATCCTGGTGGGACCGAACAATGCTGGAAAGTCGACGATTCTAGCTGCGTTCCGAATTCTTGCGGCTGGAATGCGGCGAGCGTTCAGTCGGGGTTCGGTGGTAATTCGGGGGCCAAGCGGTGTGGGAATGACACATGGCTACAGCATCGATCTCCGTAGCATTTCGATAGCCGAGGAGAATCTGTTCTACAATTACGACGACTCCGAGTCGGCCACTATTCGGTTCAAACTATCAAATTCCAATGAGTTGATGCTCTATTTTCCCGAGCAAGGAGTTTGTTACTTGATTGCTCAGTCGGGGGGGAAATCTCAATTCACACCCAGTACGTTTAAATCGCACTTCAACTGTAGAATTGGCTTTGTGCCGATCCTTGGGCCTTTGGAACACAACGAAAATCTGTTCGAAGAGGAAGCCGCGCGACTTGCTCTCTTCAATTACCGTGCAGCGCGAAACTTTCGAAATATTTGGTACCGTTTTCCTGAAAAATTCGATGAATTCCGCTCGGCTCTCATTCGGACGTGGCCAGGAATGGACATAGAGCGCCCGATCGTCGATACGACACACGGAAAACCGCGTCTCCACATGTTTTGTCCCGAGGAGCGAATTCCCCGAGAAATCTTTTGGGCCGGCTTTGGATTTCAGGTGTGGTGTCAAATGCTCACCCACATCGTGCAGTCGCGCGAAACGGCGTTATTCTTAATCGATGAGCCGGACATCTATCTCCATTCGGAGCTGCAGCGGCAGTTGATTGAGCTTCTCAGAGACATGGGACCCGACATCCTGATCGCTACTCATTCGACCGAGATCATAACGGAAGCCGAGATCGACGACATTGTGTTGATTAACAAGCAGCGGAGAACGGGACGCAGAATCAAACAGCCAGGTCAGCTAGAGGAAGTGTTCTCGATATTGGGTTCGAACTTGAATCCGATCTTGACACAGCTCGCTAAGTCACGACGCGCTGTTTTCGTAGAGGGGCAGGACTTTCAACTGCTGTCGAAGTTCGCTCTGAAGCTTGAATACGTAAACGTTGGTAACAGAACGCAGTTCGCGGTTATACCTGTCGAAGGTTTCAATCCAGAAAGAATTCGAAGCCTCAAGATCGGAATGGAGACCACACTAGGGCGTAAGATTCTGGCTGCCGCAATTCTAGACAAGGATTATCGAAGTCAGGTTGAGCGAGAATCTATCACGTTGGAATGTGAGAAATTTTGTTCGGTCGTGCACATCCATCATCGGAAGGAAATTGAGAACTTTGTGCTTGTTCCGACAGCCATTGATCGTGCGGCCGAGCGAAAAGCTGCTGATCAGGCGCGGAGGTCCGGCAAAGTCGAGCGATCAAAATTTGAGCCATTCGCGGCGGAGTTTCTGGACGATTTCGCTCGTCAAAAGAAGGCTTACGTTCAGGCTCAGTATCTTACTGCTCGTCGAAACTTCCAGAGGCATCGGTCTTCCGGCATAAACGAAGCCACGTTCAGCGAAGCGATAATAACTGAGTTTGAAGAATTGTGGGGCTCGCCAGACAATCGACTAGCCGTCATCCCTGGCAAGGAAGCCCTCAGCGCGATGAATGCTCACTTGCAGGATCAGTTTGGGATCAATCTGACAGCAACGTCGATTGTGGACGCTATGGCTGTTCACGAGGTACCGGTAGAAATGAAGCTATTGCTTGCCGATCTAGGGCTCTTTGCTTCATCGCAAGTCACCGTAGAGTCGGACGACTGA